Below is a genomic region from Paenibacillus rhizovicinus.
ATTGATTCGCACGGAAGCGGAACTATACGCCATTATTACCGGCTGTCCATATGCCGAGGAAGCGCGGCTGGAAGGGAAAAGCGTCCATCTGTCCGTGCTCGACTCGCCACTGACGGAGAAACAGCTCGATAAGCTGCGAGCAGGCATCTCGGAGTTGGACCGGTATCATGTCGACGGCAGCTCCGTTTACTGCCACTACGGTCAGAGCGTGCTCGATTCGAAGCTTGCAGGCAACTTCGCCAAGCTGGGAGATGGCGTGACGACGCGTAATTGGAACACGGTGCTGAAGCTGCAAGCGATGGCCGAAGCGTCGAGATCGGAATAGAACGGCGCGCTTGCCGGATCGTATTTGAAGTGAGCTGCAAGCGGAACGACGAAGAAGCCTCCCGGCAATCGGGAGGCTTCTTTCGTTGTTCCGTTGTCTGCAATTGGAGCGAACGACATGTTGGCGTTCGATCGTCCGCATAAGACGACGTATGGGTTATTCCTCGTCTTCGTTTTGAGCTGCGTTATGCGAAGCATTGTTGTGCTCGAATGCTTCAGCCGCATCTTCTGCGGAGAATTCGGTGTCTTCTTGACCCGGTACAGGCAACTTGTTCAGCTCAGAGGACTGTACGTCGGCTTTGGACACTTGGTTTTGTGGATTGTTCATAGTGTACACCTCCTCTTGGAATGTTTTGGATGCTCAAGGCAACAGAAACTAGCCTGCCCATGGGAGGCAGGTATTTATACGCCTTCACATTTTCTTTATTTTTATTCGGCCTGTCGCAGGCTTAAGAAACGGGCTGGTATAACGGAGAGGCGTGGGCTATAATCGATTTCTGGAATATTCCATTTACCGGAGGGGATAAGAGCGGCTATGCGGCGTCATTTAGGTATGCTTTTTCTAAGTTTAACCTTGGTTCTCGCGATTCTTCCGCCGGCTGCGCGGGCGCAGAGCCAAACGCCGGCGATATCGGTTGCTTTGAACGATGTGCCAATCACCATGCCGGCAGCGCCTTACATCGAGAAGGGGGTCACGATGGTACCGTTTCGGGCGATCTTCGAAGCCTTGCAGTTGACGGTCCAATGGAATCCGGCGACGCAGACCGTGAAAGGCGCGAATAACTGGATGACGTTGGAGCTGCGCGTTGGGGATCGGAATGCCAGCGTCGACGGCAAACCGGTTTCGACGGATACGCCTGCGGTGCTGCACGGCGCGTCCGTCTACGTGCCGCTTCGTTTCATAGGGGAAGCGACAGGCAATATCGTGCTATGGGATGCGGCGGCGCATAAGATCGACATTCGTTCCGGACATGCTTGGCAGGGACAAGTGGCCCATAATAACGGCCGTACACGGACCCTACGGTTAATGCGCCTGGATGTCAATGTGTATCATTTCATGTCCGAAACGAAGACGACGGCCGACGGCCGTTTCAGCTTCGACGGGCTTGAGGAAGGCAAGGATTACATGGTACAAGGCGCTTGGCCGGAAGATGCCGACATTCGGCCTTGCCAGTTCGGCTATCGGCGATGGAACCTATGCGATCAGCTGACTTCGTTCGGCCATCCGGCCGCCGTATTTCGAATCGTAACGCCGGACGGCGATCCGATCGACAGCTATTCGCAGCCTCTTGCACTCGAGAATGCGGGCAATTCGGTACCATTAGTGAACGCGCCTGGCATGTATGTTGCCGAATCGCTGACGGACGGCGCTGCTTATACGGTATCGTTCGATCTGAATGCGAACCTGTACAGCTCCTTCGATGCTCCGGCTCCGTATACGTTCACTTATCGCACCGGGGAACCCGTCCTCTACGATCTTCGATTAACGGCTGCGCCTGCCCCGCAGGCCGCGGGCAAGCTCGTGAATGAAGCGGGAACCCCGTTTAACAATGCGACAATCATGGTTACGTCGGAGAGTAAGGATAGCGGCCGGCCAGCCGTTCGATTTCATGTTCCGGTGCAGCCGGATGGCAGTTTCGCCTTGCGCGGTCTTGTCGCGGGAACGCATTATTCCTATGATGTGATTACGCCACATTGGACGCGTCCTTCGTTAGGCGATTATACGGATCTGTTCTCCCATGCTTTCGAATATTCCGGCGCGATCGTCGATCTCGGCACCTTGACGCTCCATCCGATTCAACTGCGCGGCACGATCAAAGACAATGCCGGGCATCCGCTCAGCGCGAGCGTTGTGTTGAAGGATGCCAGCGGCAATACCATTGCCGTATCCTCCGATGGCAGAGCCACGGCCGTAACTTCCGTAATCGGTGCAGGGTATTTCGGACTCGGAGGGATGATCGAAGGCCAGGCGTATACGGTCACGGCAACGACGCAGGTCATGAAAAAAACAAAGACCGTTAACGGCATCACTTATTTGCAGCGACTGGAATTGCCGAAGCCGATTACTTTCGTGTACGCGAAAGGGATGGCCGATATCGAACTCGTCATGAACTAGCCGGATCGCCGGATCGTATGTCCAATCGAAGCGGGAAGGGAATCTGTAAATCCCTTCCAAGTGGCTTCTGATCGAATGAAAGCGTTATAATAGAACTGGACTACTTTCGGGAGAGGGGTATTAACGCATGAATATTGTCATCACCGGAGCAAGCCGAGGACTTGGGTTCGAGCTTGCGATCGCCGCCGCAAAACGCGGCCATCATATTATTGCAGGGGTTCGCGACAAAGCAGCGGCCGAGCCGCGTTTCGCGAAACTCGAGGCGTCGCTGCAAGGGCAAATCGAGTTGTTCGAGCTTGATGTGACTAGCGAAGCTTCGGCCCGCCAGCTCGCGGACGAATTGCAGCAGAGGGACGTGACCGTCGATGCGCTCGTGAATAACGCCGCGATCCTGCTCGGCCGCGACGATAAGATTGAATCGCTGCAATTTGGCGATATAGCCGAGTCGTTCGAGACGAATTTGTTCGGTCCGATCAAAATGGTTCAAGCGTTGATGCCGCTGCTTCGCAAAGCGAGCATGCCGTCCATCATGAACATCTCCTCCGAGGCAGGCGCGTACGCGACTGTATATGCAGGCGATTATCCGTACGGACTGTCGAAATCCGCCCTTACGTATTTCTCGGAGAAGCTCCGCAAAGAGCTTGAACCGCAAGGCTTCCAAGTGCTGGCCATCCATCCCGGCTGGATCAGAACGGATATGGGCGGCGAGCGGGCGCCCGGCGATCCGGTAGAAACGGCGGAACAGCTGGTGAAGCTTCTGGAGCGCGTTCGTCCGCTGCGACTGAAGAACCATGGTTATGTGGATCCGGCAGGCCGGGAACTGCAAATCTAAGCGCGAAGTCATAGCGCTTGAATTGCTGTTCCTGTGCAAACAAAGTGACCGTTTCCCGGTGGAATACCGGGGAGCGGTCATTTTTGGGTTCGGATTTATCTTTTGGATGCGATGGCAGCTGACAGCTGTTGTCTGAACTCTGCCTCGCTTAATCCGGAGATTTCATCGATGGCCGCGACATCAATGGATTCGCTGGAGAAGATAATGGTATCGTTTGTTTTCGTTTTCAACTCTTTGCTTTTCGAATAGGTGTTGTACTTCAATTCGGCCAATTTGGCATGATTAATTTCAACCTGGAATGGGACTGCAGCCGGCCCATAGCTGTCTTTCCTTTGATTTTGTTTCAAGAATAGTACGTATTGTTCCCCGATCGCAGGCTGCGAATCATTCGGCAAATCCAGATGAACAGAATAAGTCTCGCCATCAATCCGCGTGTCGATTTGCCGGTAATGCGGTATTGCAACGGAAATCGTCCCGCCGACATGACCGAAGTCAGCTTTCTCAATCACAAATCGATAAACTTCGCTCCAATATTGCTCCCCCATATTCCAACTCTCTTGAAACGAAACGTAGTGTCCCGTTACGATATAATCCGCGAAGTTAACGAGTCCCCCGACCGTACCGCTTACGGCATAATCTGCAGAACTCGTTACGTTATAGACTTTAGAAACAACAGGGGTGCTTGGGGCAGCTGCGGCTCTGAAAATAATAGCGGATGCGGTCATTACTAAGACGATACCAATGGTCATCCTTATTCGGTTGCTCCGTATCGGCACAGGAATCCTCCTTGTCTGCAATGGAGAGGCATAACCTTTAAACGTGCAGAAGCTCGAGAATGTTTATTCTTTGTCAAAGGCGAATACGAATTCGATGGCTTGCTTGAGTCGTGCCCAGCCTATGATGCGCTGCAAAAACACAAAAACGTTCCGAGCTTCAGGCTCGGAACGTTTGCGTTGTAGGCGGTCATGCACTTTCTAGATGCCCATTACCCCATGTCAACCACATGCGCAGTGGGCGTTTGCGTACCTTCGGTCTTCGGACGACGAAGCGTCGTCGCGCACAGCAGGCCGAATACGGCGAGGCCGACGAGTACGAGATAGGCATCGTGGAACCCATGCGACATCGCATCGGGCACCGGCTTATCTCCGCGGCTGACGTAGTGAGCGGTCCGGTTGGCGATGATCGTGGTCAGACCGGCGACGGAGAAGGACGTCATAATTTGCTGCGCCGCGCTCGTAAGCGAAGTTACGCGGCTGACGAGATTGCTTGGCGCCGATTGGATCAAATGCGTATTCAGCGCGAGGAACGACAAGCCCATGCCCATGCCGAGCATGGCGCGCGGAACGAGGAACTGTATGGCGTCGTCCGACGGATCGATGCGGGAGATCAAGAAGGCGCCGACGCCGACGATCGTAAGGCCGATGAGCACGAGCGGACGAGCGCCGATCCGGTCGTAAAGCCTGCCGCCGATCGGCATGAATACGCCTGCCGCGATCGCTTGAGGCAGCGTCCACATGCCCGCTTCGAAGGCGGACATGCCCATTAGCTTCTGCATGAAGTAGGGCACGGAGAAGATGATGCCGAACATGACGAATTGCAAGACCCATTGGATCAGAATGCCGCGCGTGAACAGGGAAGAGCGGAAGACGCGCAATTCCAGCAGCGGTTCTTTCTTGCGCGCGAGCTCCACGATAATGAAGGCGGCGAGCGCCACGACGCCAACGACCAGACCGATGATCGTTTTGTCCGACGTCCAGCTGGTGCCGCCTTCGCTCAGACCGTACGACAGACCGGAGAACGCCAGCGGCCCGAGAATGATGCCCAGCATATCGAGCGAAGTCGATGCTTTCTTCGGCAGGCTCGGAAGCAGCAAGGCGCACAGAATGACGCCGAGGATGCCGACGGGAATGTTGATGAAGAAGATCCATTCCCAACTGACTTTATCAACCAAATAACCGGCGATAATCGGTCCGAGCGCTGGCGCCAGCAGAATCGGCATCCCCATCAAGCCCATGATGGAGCCTGCTTTCTCCGGCGGACTGAACCGATACGTCATCGCGAATGCGATCGGACTGACCATGCCGCCGCCGAGTCCTTGCAGCACCCGGTAGAAGATGAGCTGGTCGATGGATTGCGCCGTCGCGCACAGAATAGAGCCGAGCGTGAACAAGACGAGCGAGACGATGAAGATTTGCTTGGAACCGAAGCGGTCCGTGATCCATCCGGCAAGGGGGATAACAGCCGCCTGTGCAAGCGCATAGCCCGAGATGGCCCATTGGACCGTTTCGAACTTGCTGTGGAAGTCGTCCACGAGCTTCGGAACCGCCACGTTTACGGCCGTGCTGTCCAGAATAACCATGAAAATACCGACGATGATGGCAAGCAGCGGACCGATCAATTGCCGCATCGACGTGAAGGGAACCGTGACGGGCTGTTTTGCATGTTGAGCCGACATAAAAGCCTCCTGAATTTCATATTTCTTCCACTGTAAAGCGACTTGAATAGGAAGTCAAAAGAATTCTACGTGAAGATTATAGTCGGCTGAAGAGCTGCTGACGCGGCGAAAAAAAAGCCAACCGGATAATCCCGGCTGGCTTACGATTCGGATCTATTTAGCTTCCGTTATTAGGCGCCGAATCCGAATCCAATGCGGTATCGACGGCACGGAAAGCTTGATTATAGCAGCGCCTGCAAACCGGCTTGTAATCCTCGTTGCCCCCGATTTGGATCTGCTCGCCGGCGTTGACCGGCTTGCCGCCCAGGAATCGGATGACCATGGTCGCTTTGCGGTCGCAATACCAGCAGATCGTCTTGATTTCCTCGATTTTGTCGGCTTGCACGAGCAGATTGTAGCTGCCCTCGAAGAGCTGGTTTTGAAAATCGTTCTTCAGTCCGAACGCCATGACGGGGATGTTCAGTTCGTCGACGACCCGCGTCAAAGCCAAGATATGGTGTTTCTTCAGAAACTGCGCCTCGTCGATGAGCACGCAGTAAATCTGCTTCGGCCCCGACGTGGACAGATGGGATTTGACGTTCGCGTACAAATCGGTGTCGTCGTCGACGGGAATGGCTTCGCGCTCGAAGCCGACGCGCGAGCCGACCAGCTGCGATGTCCCGCGGGCGCTGAAGGACGGCGAATAAATAAGGACCCGCTTGCCTTGTTCTTCGTAGTTGTGAGCGACCTTGATGATTTCGAACGATTTGCCGCTGTTCATGGTTCCGTATTTATAATAGAGTTGTGCCAATACAACCTCTCCTCAGCTTGATGTCTTTACTTATTTATCATATTTGCCTGCCGCTGACAAGACGGCTGGCGCTGCCGGCGCACAAGAAAACAGCTGCCGATGGTAGCGGCAGCTGTCCTGTATACGATTACAATTTGTTTTTCAAATCCATCAGATATTTGACGACAACCCCGAAAGCAGCGACGTAGTACGCAGTTTCCATGATCCATCCGGTATTGTCGAGGAGGGTCATGTTGGCAAGCATGAACATTGGGAGTACGAGCATCACAAGATCCTTGAGATAGTTCGTGATCAAATCGCTGGAGAACGTACTGGCTTTGAGCGATTGATAGAGGCCGAGCAAGAAATTCAAGCCCATGGCACCCATAACGATCCACATCGAATACAGCATCCAGTCAGTAGGAGCGAATGTCATTTGAAATCACCTCCCCGCGGGAAGAGTAATTGCGTACGATATCATATGTCGGAAGCGTCCGGGTTGTACTGGGACCAGTGCTGATTTTGTCGAGGAGGGCGTTTGCCTTTAGGCAGAGGAGTAAGTATAGTGGTACAGTCTTAGGAAAATCATAGACGATAACGAAAGAGCTTGGCACGCAGCGAATGCGGCAAGCTGAATGAAGGAGCCTACTTATGAACGACACCAAGACATTGCAGCAAGCGTTTAACGAATCGCTCTATCCCGTGGGAGGACACGGCAAACGGAACGTCGGCGTCCTGCTTGAGGCTTTCCAGGGAATCGACGGCGGCACGGACAGCGATACATACGGCTCGGGCGCAGTAATCGAACAATTTCAAACGGAAATGGCGGAGTACCTCGGGAAGACGTCGTCGGTGTTCTTCCCAAGCGGAACGATGGCGCAGCAGATCGCCCTGCGGATCTGGAGCGACCGGAGCGGGAAGACGAAGGTCGCCTACCATCCGCTCTGTCACTTGGAGATTCATGAGCAGAACGGCCTGAGGGAGCTGCACCGCCTCGAGCCCGTGCTGCTGGCGGATAAGACCAGCCTGATCACATTGAAGGACGTGGAAGGTTTGCCGGACGACGTCGCCTGCCTGCTGCTGGAACTGCCTCAGCGCGAGATCGGCGGCCAGCTGCCGGCCTTCGAGGAAGTGGAGGCCATCTCGGCCCACTGCCGCAAACGGGGGATCAAGCTTCACCTGGACGGCGCGAGGCTGTTCGAAGTGCTGCCGTATTACCGCAAGAGCGCCGCTGAAGTCTGCGCCTTGTTCGACAGCGTCTATATCTCGTTCTATAAGGGCATCGGCGGCATCGCCGGCGCGATTCTGGCCGGAGACACCGACTTTACGGAGGCGTCCAAGGTGTGGAAGCGCAGGCACGGCGGCGACTTGATCAGCCTATATCCGTACATCGTCCCGGCTTCGCGCTATTTCAAGGAACGCCTGCCGAAGATGGAGCAATATTATCGGGACGCCGTCGAACTGGCCGCATTGTATAACGGCTGCCAGGCCGTTACGACGAGGCCGGCCGTTCCGGTATCCAATATGTTCCACGTGCATGTGGACTTGTCCAAAGAAGCGGCCGAACGGCTGATGATCTCGGTCTGCGAGCAGACCGGCGTAGGATTGACGCACAATATCAACGCCGTCTCGGATCAAAGCTGCTACTACGAGATCAGCCTGGGCGATCGTTACCGCGCCATACCGAAGGACAAGCTGCACGACGCGTTCCGGCTGCTTCGCGAGTTGATGAGCGGCAGCTAGGTCGCTTCGGCCATTCCTGCTAACTAACCCAAAATCCTATATGACAAATAGGTCCGCGGATGCAGTCCGCGGGCTTTTTTGCGTCTCATTCCCTAAATTTTTCATGAAATCGGAGAGGGAAAAACAGGAATTTCAAGTAAAATGTCGAATTAAGGAAAGCTGTTTCACAATATTTACTAAATAGAGCCATGGGGGAAGAGAAATGTTTTGTACACAATGCGGAGGCTCGATTGCCGCGAAGAGCAGGTTTTGCAACCATTGCGGCTCGCCGATTCATGATGAACCGGGTGCGTCTGCCGCGGAAGCCGAATTGCAGGCAGGTGCGGAAGAGACGGCTGTCGCCGCGGTCATGGATGACGGCCATTACCGTCACGACGCGGTGACCGTTGCCCGGACGGCGAATGATAGAGAAGTACCGCGTCAGCGTAAGCGCGCGCGAGCTTGGACGTATTTGCTCCCGATCAGCTGCTTGCTGGCGGCGGGGATCGGCGGAGCCGGCGATTACCTGTACCAACAGCATCAATCGAAGCAGGCGAACGCGCTGCTGCGGTCGGGAGAAGCGTTGGCGCTGAATGGAAAATACGCCGAAGCCAAGGCGCAATTCGAGCAGGCGCTCGAACTGCGTCCGACGCACGCCGTGCTGCTGGCCGACCAGTCCGTGCTCACCGACGTCATGAAGCTGGACGATAGTCTGAAGGCGGCGGATGCCAAGGCGCAGAAGAAGCAATACGATCAAGCGATCAAAGACATTCATTCGCTCCAGAAGACGATTGCGTCCCGCGACGGGGCGATCTATAAGAAGCTGGTATCGCAGACGGCAGCCAAGGAGGAGGCCTTCGTCGTTGGCCAGGTGAAGGACAGCATCGCCGCGAAGAAGACCGTGAACGAGCTGCTGCCGCTGTTGGAGACGTTAAAGCCGTATTCCGGGCCAGCCGCGGCGAGTACCGTCAAGAACGTGAAACAGAAGATCGTCGATCTGTCGTACGAATCGTCTTCGTCGGCATTGAACAGCCGGAATTTCGAGAAGGCGCTGGCGATCGTTGCCGACGCGCTCAAGCAGGATGCGCAGAACGCGAAATTGCTCGGTCTGCAGAAGACGATCCAAGCGAAGCAGAAGGCGTTCGAGGAAGCGGAGCAGAAGCGTATCGAGCAGGCGGTCGAAGCTTCCACGAAGGAAGACATGAACAACAGGACGAAAGGGATCCAGCTGGTATCCCTTCATGCCGGACTCAACGATTACGGGTATTTCCAAATCGACGGAGAAGTGAAGAACGCGGCTACGCGGCCGATCAGCTCCGTGACGGTTTATTATGATTTGAAGGACGCCTACGGCAACGTGATCTATCATGATACGGTTTATGTAACGCCGTATTATCTGGCGATCGGCGACAAGGCAACGTTCGATAACAGCTATTATTATGACGGTTCCATGTATTCGGTTTCGGTAACGAACATGGAATGGCAGCTGGAATAGAGGAGGAACGCGCAATGAAATCATGGCTTTCCATTATCTTATCGTCCCTTATCCTCGCAGGGGGAGCGGTGTCGGTATACGTGCTGAACGACAAGTGGAACGATCCGGTCGTAGAGGCTTCCTCCGCCCTCGGCAAGCCGGGCGCGGTCGTCAAGACTTCAGCCGCCAAGCCGGATCTGAAGACCGTCATTCAGGGCGATCAGAAGAAGGTCGTTGCCGTCGAAGTGACGACATATGAAGGCAAGGCTACCGGTTCCGGCTTTATCTATAACAGCAAAGGCGATATCGTCACGAATGCGCATGTCGTCGCCGACGCGCAAGGCATTAAAGTGAAGGCGTCCGACGGCAGCCTCTATACGGGCAAATTGATCGGCGTCAATCCGGAGAAGGATATCGCGCTTATACGCGCCGATGGACTGTCTGGAAGGGAGCCGCTGGAGATCGACGCGGGAGCGAAGATCGATATCGGCGATGAGGTTATCGCCTTCGGCAGCCCGCTCGGCCTTGATAATACGGTAACGACAGGCATCATCAGCGGATTGAACCGCGATTTCGACATTGAGGAGACAAGTTATAAAGGCCTCTATCAGATCTCCGCTCCGATTACGCACGGCAACAGCGGCGGGCCGCTCGTGCTGAAGTCCAGCGGGAAGGTCATCGGCATTAATTCGGCCGGCGAGGAACAAGGGAGCATCGGCTTCAGCATTCCGATCGGGCAAGCGAAAGCGATGATCGAGGATTGGAGCCAGCATCCCGATTCCAAGCTTGCTGCCGACACGGCCGGATCAGGCGATGCGTTAGACGAAGGCGAATTCACGAAAGAAACGATGTCGAGCGGGGCGGAATATACGGTGCGCAGCTTCTATGAGGCGCTTGGGAGCAAAGACTACGTCACGGCGTACAGCTTGCTCGGCAGCGACTGGCAGACGAAGACGTCGTACGAAGCGTTTCGCAAAGGCTATCTGTATACGCTGGCCGTCAGCGTAACGCGAGTAACGGTCACATCGGCCGATTCGCAGTCCGCGCAGCTCACGGCTGTGATCGAAGCCTATGAGGACAAGAAGAGCGGCGACACCGTCATAAGCACCTACAGCGTGAAATATACCATCAAGCCGGAGA
It encodes:
- a CDS encoding DUF1697 domain-containing protein produces the protein MTTYIALIRGINVGGKNKLTMADLKRELEAVGLDRVQTYIQSGNVVFRSEHGAGRVREEVEAAITRVSGIVAKVLIRTEAELYAIITGCPYAEEARLEGKSVHLSVLDSPLTEKQLDKLRAGISELDRYHVDGSSVYCHYGQSVLDSKLAGNFAKLGDGVTTRNWNTVLKLQAMAEASRSE
- a CDS encoding copper amine oxidase N-terminal domain-containing protein, which gives rise to MRRHLGMLFLSLTLVLAILPPAARAQSQTPAISVALNDVPITMPAAPYIEKGVTMVPFRAIFEALQLTVQWNPATQTVKGANNWMTLELRVGDRNASVDGKPVSTDTPAVLHGASVYVPLRFIGEATGNIVLWDAAAHKIDIRSGHAWQGQVAHNNGRTRTLRLMRLDVNVYHFMSETKTTADGRFSFDGLEEGKDYMVQGAWPEDADIRPCQFGYRRWNLCDQLTSFGHPAAVFRIVTPDGDPIDSYSQPLALENAGNSVPLVNAPGMYVAESLTDGAAYTVSFDLNANLYSSFDAPAPYTFTYRTGEPVLYDLRLTAAPAPQAAGKLVNEAGTPFNNATIMVTSESKDSGRPAVRFHVPVQPDGSFALRGLVAGTHYSYDVITPHWTRPSLGDYTDLFSHAFEYSGAIVDLGTLTLHPIQLRGTIKDNAGHPLSASVVLKDASGNTIAVSSDGRATAVTSVIGAGYFGLGGMIEGQAYTVTATTQVMKKTKTVNGITYLQRLELPKPITFVYAKGMADIELVMN
- a CDS encoding SDR family NAD(P)-dependent oxidoreductase — encoded protein: MNIVITGASRGLGFELAIAAAKRGHHIIAGVRDKAAAEPRFAKLEASLQGQIELFELDVTSEASARQLADELQQRDVTVDALVNNAAILLGRDDKIESLQFGDIAESFETNLFGPIKMVQALMPLLRKASMPSIMNISSEAGAYATVYAGDYPYGLSKSALTYFSEKLRKELEPQGFQVLAIHPGWIRTDMGGERAPGDPVETAEQLVKLLERVRPLRLKNHGYVDPAGRELQI
- a CDS encoding DHA2 family efflux MFS transporter permease subunit; translation: MSAQHAKQPVTVPFTSMRQLIGPLLAIIVGIFMVILDSTAVNVAVPKLVDDFHSKFETVQWAISGYALAQAAVIPLAGWITDRFGSKQIFIVSLVLFTLGSILCATAQSIDQLIFYRVLQGLGGGMVSPIAFAMTYRFSPPEKAGSIMGLMGMPILLAPALGPIIAGYLVDKVSWEWIFFINIPVGILGVILCALLLPSLPKKASTSLDMLGIILGPLAFSGLSYGLSEGGTSWTSDKTIIGLVVGVVALAAFIIVELARKKEPLLELRVFRSSLFTRGILIQWVLQFVMFGIIFSVPYFMQKLMGMSAFEAGMWTLPQAIAAGVFMPIGGRLYDRIGARPLVLIGLTIVGVGAFLISRIDPSDDAIQFLVPRAMLGMGMGLSFLALNTHLIQSAPSNLVSRVTSLTSAAQQIMTSFSVAGLTTIIANRTAHYVSRGDKPVPDAMSHGFHDAYLVLVGLAVFGLLCATTLRRPKTEGTQTPTAHVVDMG
- a CDS encoding thymidine kinase; protein product: MAQLYYKYGTMNSGKSFEIIKVAHNYEEQGKRVLIYSPSFSARGTSQLVGSRVGFEREAIPVDDDTDLYANVKSHLSTSGPKQIYCVLIDEAQFLKKHHILALTRVVDELNIPVMAFGLKNDFQNQLFEGSYNLLVQADKIEEIKTICWYCDRKATMVIRFLGGKPVNAGEQIQIGGNEDYKPVCRRCYNQAFRAVDTALDSDSAPNNGS
- a CDS encoding threonine aldolase family protein; translation: MNDTKTLQQAFNESLYPVGGHGKRNVGVLLEAFQGIDGGTDSDTYGSGAVIEQFQTEMAEYLGKTSSVFFPSGTMAQQIALRIWSDRSGKTKVAYHPLCHLEIHEQNGLRELHRLEPVLLADKTSLITLKDVEGLPDDVACLLLELPQREIGGQLPAFEEVEAISAHCRKRGIKLHLDGARLFEVLPYYRKSAAEVCALFDSVYISFYKGIGGIAGAILAGDTDFTEASKVWKRRHGGDLISLYPYIVPASRYFKERLPKMEQYYRDAVELAALYNGCQAVTTRPAVPVSNMFHVHVDLSKEAAERLMISVCEQTGVGLTHNINAVSDQSCYYEISLGDRYRAIPKDKLHDAFRLLRELMSGS
- a CDS encoding FxLYD domain-containing protein; its protein translation is MFCTQCGGSIAAKSRFCNHCGSPIHDEPGASAAEAELQAGAEETAVAAVMDDGHYRHDAVTVARTANDREVPRQRKRARAWTYLLPISCLLAAGIGGAGDYLYQQHQSKQANALLRSGEALALNGKYAEAKAQFEQALELRPTHAVLLADQSVLTDVMKLDDSLKAADAKAQKKQYDQAIKDIHSLQKTIASRDGAIYKKLVSQTAAKEEAFVVGQVKDSIAAKKTVNELLPLLETLKPYSGPAAASTVKNVKQKIVDLSYESSSSALNSRNFEKALAIVADALKQDAQNAKLLGLQKTIQAKQKAFEEAEQKRIEQAVEASTKEDMNNRTKGIQLVSLHAGLNDYGYFQIDGEVKNAATRPISSVTVYYDLKDAYGNVIYHDTVYVTPYYLAIGDKATFDNSYYYDGSMYSVSVTNMEWQLE
- a CDS encoding trypsin-like peptidase domain-containing protein, yielding MKSWLSIILSSLILAGGAVSVYVLNDKWNDPVVEASSALGKPGAVVKTSAAKPDLKTVIQGDQKKVVAVEVTTYEGKATGSGFIYNSKGDIVTNAHVVADAQGIKVKASDGSLYTGKLIGVNPEKDIALIRADGLSGREPLEIDAGAKIDIGDEVIAFGSPLGLDNTVTTGIISGLNRDFDIEETSYKGLYQISAPITHGNSGGPLVLKSSGKVIGINSAGEEQGSIGFSIPIGQAKAMIEDWSQHPDSKLAADTAGSGDALDEGEFTKETMSSGAEYTVRSFYEALGSKDYVTAYSLLGSDWQTKTSYEAFRKGYLYTLAVSVTRVTVTSADSQSAQLTAVIEAYEDKKSGDTVISTYSVKYTIKPENGVLKIITGKGKKL